One genomic region from Haloprofundus salinisoli encodes:
- a CDS encoding DoxX family protein, producing MALETAGGGLAFLVGRLIFGAVLGFMGLNHFIGLEGMSGYAASKGIPAPRLSVAGSGLILVVGGLAIILGVYPLIGAAALILFFLGVTPVMHDFWNAPEEEVQSEMTNFLKNAALFGAALVFVSLSGTDWPYALNIGL from the coding sequence ATGGCTCTGGAGACTGCCGGTGGTGGGCTGGCCTTCTTGGTTGGCCGCCTCATCTTTGGTGCGGTGCTCGGGTTCATGGGGCTGAACCACTTCATCGGGCTGGAGGGAATGAGTGGCTACGCTGCGTCAAAGGGTATCCCCGCCCCCCGGCTGTCCGTTGCGGGGTCCGGCCTCATACTCGTGGTGGGCGGGCTCGCCATCATCCTCGGAGTGTACCCACTCATCGGCGCGGCGGCCCTCATCCTATTCTTCCTGGGCGTAACGCCGGTCATGCACGACTTCTGGAACGCGCCCGAGGAGGAGGTCCAGTCCGAGATGACGAACTTCCTGAAGAACGCTGCGCTCTTCGGAGCCGCGCTCGTATTCGTGTCGCTTAGTGGAACCGACTGGCCCTACGCACTCAACATCGGACTCTAA
- a CDS encoding NAD(P)-dependent alcohol dehydrogenase, producing MQQVELDEPRNDEVLVHVVGVGICHTDLIVRDQMYPTPLPAVLGHEGAGVVEEVGEDVTNVEPGDHVVMSFDYDDTCTPCRDGHPAYCERAFDYCFGGVRPEDGSSPISLDGEEISGRFFGQSSFATYAIASERNAVPVGDDVPLEMLGPLGCGIQTGAGAVINVLNAQAGSSIAIFGAGGVGLAAVMAANLKGCTDIISVDLQASRLEKALEIGATETVNPKEVDDVVDKIQELTGGVDYALETTGVPDVAEQATDTLTQFGELGIIGAPSLGTRASYDVNDHILGGRSITGIVQGDSDPQQFIPDLIELYRQGKFPFDELITYYDFEDIQQAVEDSENGEAIKPVLRVGDA from the coding sequence ATCCAACAAGTCGAACTAGACGAACCACGCAACGACGAGGTTCTGGTCCATGTGGTCGGTGTCGGTATCTGCCACACTGATTTAATCGTACGGGACCAGATGTATCCGACTCCCTTGCCGGCAGTGCTTGGGCACGAGGGTGCTGGAGTCGTCGAGGAGGTTGGTGAGGACGTGACCAACGTTGAGCCTGGTGATCACGTGGTCATGAGCTTCGACTACGACGACACCTGCACACCATGTCGAGATGGCCACCCAGCATATTGTGAGCGGGCTTTCGACTATTGCTTCGGGGGCGTCAGACCGGAGGACGGATCATCACCGATCTCACTCGACGGGGAAGAGATAAGTGGCCGCTTCTTCGGTCAATCGTCGTTCGCCACGTACGCGATTGCATCTGAACGAAACGCCGTCCCCGTCGGAGACGACGTGCCGCTCGAGATGCTTGGCCCTCTCGGGTGTGGCATCCAGACGGGAGCCGGTGCCGTCATCAACGTGTTGAACGCGCAAGCAGGTTCATCGATCGCTATCTTTGGTGCGGGTGGCGTCGGCTTAGCCGCCGTCATGGCAGCTAACCTCAAAGGATGTACCGACATTATTTCCGTCGACCTCCAAGCGAGCCGCTTAGAGAAGGCGTTGGAAATCGGTGCTACGGAGACCGTGAACCCAAAGGAGGTAGACGACGTAGTTGACAAGATTCAGGAACTCACAGGGGGTGTTGACTACGCACTGGAGACGACTGGCGTGCCAGATGTCGCTGAACAGGCAACCGATACCCTCACACAGTTCGGGGAACTCGGCATCATTGGCGCCCCGTCGCTTGGGACGAGGGCCAGTTACGACGTGAACGACCACATCTTGGGCGGGCGGAGCATCACCGGTATCGTTCAAGGTGATTCTGACCCCCAGCAGTTCATCCCCGACCTGATCGAGCTGTATCGACAAGGGAAATTCCCGTTCGACGAACTCATCACCTACTACGACTTCGAGGACATCCAACAGGCCGTTGAAGATTCAGAGAACGGTGAGGCGATCAAACCCGTTCTGCGCGTGGGAGACGCCTGA
- a CDS encoding SHOCT domain-containing protein, giving the protein MSTQQQGNLLLRIVLIVLAVIIFVPLLMMVFAMPMMGMMGWWGGSPGAGITPVWGIGMMLLFLLALLGVGYLLYRGLVSGQILEHDHALKELRTAYARGDLSDEEFEHRRQRLQRDCRH; this is encoded by the coding sequence ATGTCCACTCAACAGCAAGGCAATTTGCTACTCCGGATAGTCCTCATTGTACTTGCCGTCATCATATTCGTTCCGTTATTGATGATGGTATTTGCGATGCCGATGATGGGAATGATGGGGTGGTGGGGTGGTAGCCCTGGCGCGGGGATCACACCAGTTTGGGGCATCGGTATGATGCTTCTCTTTCTTCTTGCCCTACTCGGTGTCGGATACCTTCTCTACCGTGGTCTCGTGAGCGGTCAGATTCTCGAACACGACCATGCACTCAAAGAGTTGCGAACCGCGTATGCCCGCGGGGACCTGAGTGATGAGGAGTTTGAACATCGGCGACAGCGCCTTCAGAGAGACTGTAGACATTGA
- a CDS encoding copper-translocating P-type ATPase — protein MNDRHTADDRTDNHTGHEEHDSMANHHKTDRGDDSEESRTEQSLLETEADATGAAEHVKQKEGKHNHSNSHGDHGGMHEGHEQMFRRRFFVSTLLSIPVLLYSEMLQEWLGFSVPAFPGSEWINPVFAVIVFAYGGVPFLKMAAPELRNYSPGMMTLISMAITVAFVYSLASVIFPTTSAFFWELVTLIDIMLLGHWIEMRSVRRASSALDELAKLVPDTAERIIDNGETEEVPVRDLEEGDLVLVRPGASVPADGVVEEGDSDVNEAMITGESRAVSKEPGDEVIGGTINGDGSLRIRISATGEETTLAGIMRLVEEAQQSKSKTQALADRAAGWLFYVAVASAVLTAIAWTIATSFGAPVIERVVTVLVIACPHALGLAIPLVVAINTSLAARNGMLVRDRIAMERARELDTIIFDKTGTLTEGEQGVVDVATASDVTGEEALAFAAAVESDSEHMIAEAIREAADERGVTIPKASNFEALKGRGVRATVNGETVYAGGPNLLSHLDSDVPDELTMFADQAGENAQTVVYLVRDDEPVAAFALADVIREESYQVVDALHDLDIEVAMLTGDSADVAHAVADELGIDTVFAEVLPEDKDKKVRELQDQGKLVAMVGDGVNDAPALTRSDIGIAIGSGTDVAVQSADIILVQNNPLDVVRLVKLSKASYRKMQENLVWAAGYNVFAIPLAAGVLAPIGILLSPAVGALLMSLSTVIVAINAQFLRRVDLDLPSLPGVSSSGSLQPAD, from the coding sequence ATGAACGACCGCCACACAGCCGACGACCGAACTGACAATCACACCGGTCACGAGGAACACGACTCGATGGCCAACCATCACAAAACCGACCGGGGTGATGACTCGGAGGAATCGCGAACGGAGCAGTCGCTCCTTGAGACTGAAGCGGACGCCACTGGTGCTGCGGAACACGTTAAACAGAAGGAGGGGAAGCACAATCACAGCAACTCCCATGGTGATCATGGCGGGATGCACGAGGGTCACGAACAAATGTTCCGACGGCGCTTTTTCGTCTCGACACTCCTCTCCATTCCGGTCCTCCTCTACAGCGAGATGCTTCAGGAGTGGCTCGGGTTTTCGGTGCCTGCGTTCCCTGGTAGTGAGTGGATCAACCCGGTTTTCGCGGTAATCGTCTTTGCCTACGGTGGGGTTCCGTTCCTGAAGATGGCCGCCCCGGAACTCCGGAATTACTCGCCTGGAATGATGACGCTCATCTCCATGGCGATCACCGTCGCGTTCGTCTACAGCTTAGCGAGCGTGATCTTTCCGACGACGTCGGCGTTCTTCTGGGAACTCGTGACGCTCATCGATATCATGCTGTTGGGCCACTGGATCGAGATGCGTAGTGTCCGCCGGGCCTCTAGCGCGCTCGACGAACTCGCCAAGTTGGTTCCAGACACCGCCGAACGCATCATCGACAACGGTGAGACCGAAGAAGTGCCCGTCAGAGACCTCGAAGAGGGAGATCTCGTTCTCGTACGGCCCGGTGCGAGCGTGCCCGCAGACGGCGTCGTCGAGGAGGGCGACTCCGACGTGAACGAGGCGATGATCACCGGCGAGTCCAGAGCCGTCTCGAAGGAGCCTGGTGACGAAGTCATCGGCGGGACTATCAACGGCGACGGGAGCCTTCGTATCCGTATCAGCGCGACAGGCGAGGAGACGACACTAGCGGGAATCATGCGACTCGTCGAAGAGGCTCAGCAGAGCAAGTCGAAGACGCAGGCGCTCGCGGACCGCGCGGCGGGGTGGCTCTTCTACGTCGCCGTTGCGTCAGCCGTACTTACCGCCATCGCGTGGACGATTGCGACCTCCTTCGGTGCGCCCGTCATCGAGCGCGTGGTGACTGTGCTGGTAATCGCCTGTCCCCATGCGCTCGGACTTGCAATCCCGTTGGTAGTCGCTATCAACACGTCGTTGGCAGCTCGAAACGGGATGCTCGTTCGGGACCGCATCGCAATGGAGCGAGCACGAGAACTCGACACAATCATCTTCGACAAAACCGGGACCCTCACAGAAGGTGAACAGGGCGTCGTCGATGTTGCGACAGCGAGCGACGTCACCGGAGAGGAAGCCCTCGCGTTCGCTGCCGCCGTCGAGAGTGACTCGGAGCACATGATCGCGGAAGCGATCCGCGAGGCAGCCGACGAACGCGGTGTTACGATTCCGAAAGCATCGAACTTCGAGGCGCTCAAAGGGCGCGGCGTGCGAGCGACCGTGAACGGCGAGACGGTGTACGCCGGGGGACCGAACCTCCTCTCACACCTCGACAGCGATGTACCGGACGAGCTCACCATGTTCGCCGACCAAGCCGGTGAGAACGCACAGACTGTCGTGTATCTCGTTCGTGACGACGAGCCGGTGGCCGCCTTCGCGCTCGCAGATGTCATCCGCGAGGAGAGTTATCAGGTCGTGGACGCGCTTCACGACCTCGACATCGAGGTCGCGATGTTGACCGGTGACTCGGCGGACGTCGCTCACGCGGTTGCTGACGAGCTCGGAATCGATACAGTGTTCGCCGAAGTCCTCCCGGAGGACAAGGACAAGAAGGTTCGTGAACTCCAGGACCAAGGCAAACTCGTGGCCATGGTCGGAGACGGGGTGAATGACGCCCCCGCACTCACGCGATCCGACATCGGTATCGCCATCGGGAGTGGTACAGACGTCGCCGTCCAGTCCGCAGACATCATCCTCGTACAGAACAACCCACTCGACGTTGTCCGGCTCGTCAAACTGAGCAAGGCGAGTTACCGGAAGATGCAGGAGAACCTCGTCTGGGCCGCCGGCTACAACGTCTTCGCCATTCCGCTCGCTGCGGGCGTTCTTGCACCGATTGGAATCCTCCTTTCGCCTGCCGTCGGGGCACTCCTTATGTCACTCAGTACGGTCATCGTTGCCATCAACGCACAGTTCCTCCGTCGCGTCGATCTGGACCTTCCATCCCTTCCTGGAGTCTCTTCATCGGGTAGTCTTCAACCAGCGGACTGA
- a CDS encoding VOC family protein, with amino-acid sequence MTTQANSENSDALPEGTRIGRTALRVADMEEMTGFYRDVVGLSVLHTADTTAVLGVDDTSLLVLEEEQDALKRHRSGTGLYHNAFRVPSREALGDALGRIRDHWQLGGASDHGVSEALYLTDPEGNGVEIYRDFPRDEWSIDDDGRIRIGSERLDLDRIESAGSGRARAPPGTDVGHVHLEVSSIDAFRDFYVDTLGFEVKATWPDAHFVSAGGYHHHIGANTWHHRTNPSNGRGLAWFEVVLPGTETLDALRDRLAGSESTVTETDEGIVVRDADDIEIRFRVET; translated from the coding sequence ATGACCACGCAAGCGAATTCAGAGAATTCAGATGCACTCCCGGAAGGAACCCGTATCGGTCGGACTGCCCTTCGGGTCGCCGACATGGAGGAGATGACCGGATTCTACCGGGATGTCGTCGGCCTCAGTGTGCTCCATACAGCCGACACGACCGCCGTTCTCGGGGTTGACGATACGTCACTGCTCGTCCTGGAGGAAGAGCAAGATGCCCTGAAGCGTCACCGATCGGGCACCGGGCTCTACCACAATGCATTCAGAGTGCCCTCACGTGAGGCGCTCGGTGACGCGCTCGGTCGGATACGAGACCACTGGCAGCTCGGGGGAGCTTCTGACCATGGCGTCAGCGAGGCGCTGTATCTCACAGACCCCGAGGGGAACGGCGTTGAGATCTACCGCGACTTCCCACGCGACGAGTGGTCCATCGACGACGATGGGAGGATCAGAATCGGCTCCGAACGCCTCGATCTCGACAGGATCGAATCCGCTGGTAGTGGTAGAGCTCGGGCACCGCCGGGCACAGACGTCGGCCACGTCCATCTCGAAGTCTCCTCGATTGACGCATTCAGGGACTTCTACGTAGACACTCTCGGATTCGAGGTGAAAGCAACCTGGCCAGACGCACACTTCGTATCTGCCGGAGGGTACCACCATCACATCGGGGCGAACACATGGCACCATCGTACAAACCCGAGCAATGGCCGAGGATTAGCCTGGTTTGAGGTGGTCCTCCCGGGGACAGAAACGCTCGACGCACTTCGAGATCGACTCGCTGGGAGCGAATCCACCGTGACTGAAACGGATGAGGGGATCGTAGTCAGGGATGCAGACGATATCGAGATTCGATTCCGAGTCGAGACCTAA
- a CDS encoding DoxX family protein, whose protein sequence is MAQTESRQLSSETTARWGPTLVRLALGIPMLIAGVGKVFGVGPKPMGISGFAGFLASLGVPFPTIAAWGVGLVELVGGILLLVGLAVRLTSAVIAIDMLVATVLYHLPNGYPVTSNGIELTLTLTLIAVALVLSGPGAFSIQHALFDQEDRSTDSSQSRGIDG, encoded by the coding sequence ATGGCTCAGACCGAATCACGTCAACTGTCGTCCGAGACGACTGCGCGGTGGGGCCCGACCCTCGTTCGACTCGCCCTTGGGATTCCGATGCTAATCGCAGGCGTCGGCAAAGTCTTCGGAGTCGGACCGAAACCGATGGGTATCTCGGGCTTCGCAGGGTTCTTGGCGAGCCTTGGCGTTCCATTTCCCACAATTGCTGCGTGGGGAGTCGGTCTGGTCGAACTTGTCGGCGGCATCTTGTTGCTAGTCGGCTTGGCCGTTCGACTCACAAGCGCGGTGATCGCCATCGACATGCTCGTCGCTACTGTCCTGTACCACCTTCCCAATGGGTATCCGGTCACGAGTAACGGGATCGAATTGACGCTCACACTAACCCTGATCGCAGTAGCGCTCGTCCTAAGCGGCCCTGGAGCGTTCTCGATCCAGCATGCACTGTTCGACCAAGAGGACCGCTCCACTGACTCGTCTCAGTCGAGGGGCATAGACGGATAA
- a CDS encoding winged helix-turn-helix transcriptional regulator, with amino-acid sequence MATQPPTSESDTESEIEQRNADVCNVVGSIEEIGSKWKLIILNDLRDDEKRFNELKRSTSASSYTLSRVLDDLEEEGFIENRKEFESPVASYYSLTEKGSALCPVFDVLDEWGDDWL; translated from the coding sequence ATGGCGACCCAACCACCGACGTCTGAATCAGATACAGAATCGGAAATCGAGCAACGGAATGCAGATGTTTGCAATGTCGTGGGGTCGATTGAGGAGATCGGGTCGAAGTGGAAGCTCATCATCCTCAACGATCTGCGAGACGACGAAAAGCGGTTCAACGAGCTCAAGCGATCGACAAGCGCGAGTTCGTACACGCTCTCGCGCGTGCTTGACGACTTGGAGGAGGAGGGATTCATCGAGAACCGAAAGGAGTTCGAATCGCCGGTCGCAAGCTATTACAGCCTGACTGAGAAAGGCAGTGCGCTCTGTCCCGTCTTCGACGTATTAGACGAGTGGGGCGACGACTGGCTCTGA
- a CDS encoding PPOX class F420-dependent oxidoreductase — MESIPSDFEDLFERPSYGVLATLLPNGIPHQTVVWVDYDGEHVRINTARGRRKVANIQQDPRIALCVIDPDVPYRYLSLHGEVTAVTEEGAMDHIDALGQRYQNVESWSDRYDDDVVRVILEIEPEGVFTREPYGIEQEE; from the coding sequence ATGGAGTCGATCCCCTCTGATTTCGAAGACCTCTTTGAGAGGCCGTCATACGGCGTCCTTGCGACCCTGCTCCCCAACGGCATCCCTCACCAAACCGTCGTCTGGGTCGATTATGACGGCGAACACGTCCGCATCAACACGGCTCGTGGACGCCGAAAGGTAGCTAACATACAGCAAGATCCCCGCATTGCGTTGTGTGTGATCGACCCCGATGTCCCGTATCGCTACCTTTCGCTCCATGGTGAGGTGACAGCCGTCACCGAGGAAGGGGCGATGGACCACATCGACGCTCTCGGCCAGCGGTACCAAAACGTCGAGAGCTGGTCGGATCGGTACGACGACGACGTTGTCAGAGTGATACTCGAGATCGAACCAGAAGGCGTGTTCACCCGCGAGCCGTACGGCATCGAGCAGGAGGAGTAA
- a CDS encoding SDR family oxidoreductase, whose product MSKRNTTSESEVVVITGASAGVGRATARAFAEQGAQIGLLARGEAGLEGARQDVEEAGGEALTVQTDVSDPEQVEGAADAVEDVFGPIDVWVNCAMTSVFSPAAEMESDEYRRVTEVTYLGYVYGTQAALDRMRPRDEGTIVQVGSALAYRGIPLQSAYCGSKHAIQGFTESVRTELLHDESSIQLSMVEMPALNTPQFEWVRSRLPKKAQPVPPIYQPEVAADAIVWTAHHDRDELWVGSSTVKAILGNRIIPRHLDRMLAESGESSQMVEEPADSNREDNLWDPVDDDTDYGAHGNFDDRARNRSYQLWLTTHRRQLLSAVFVLFSLAITAVLRLRGQEESLEV is encoded by the coding sequence ATGTCTAAGAGAAACACCACATCCGAGTCCGAAGTTGTCGTGATCACCGGTGCATCAGCCGGCGTCGGACGGGCAACCGCTCGTGCCTTCGCCGAACAGGGCGCACAGATCGGCCTCCTAGCCCGAGGAGAGGCCGGGCTCGAAGGTGCGCGTCAGGACGTCGAAGAAGCAGGAGGTGAGGCGCTTACGGTCCAGACTGACGTTTCAGACCCAGAACAGGTCGAGGGGGCGGCTGACGCCGTGGAGGACGTGTTCGGCCCAATCGACGTTTGGGTGAACTGCGCGATGACGTCAGTGTTCTCGCCGGCAGCGGAGATGGAATCCGACGAGTACCGGCGGGTGACCGAGGTCACGTACCTCGGATACGTGTATGGGACGCAGGCCGCGCTTGACCGGATGCGCCCTCGGGACGAGGGTACGATCGTTCAGGTCGGATCGGCGCTCGCATATCGTGGTATTCCGTTGCAGTCTGCGTACTGCGGGTCGAAGCACGCCATCCAAGGGTTCACCGAATCGGTCCGTACCGAGTTGCTTCACGACGAGAGTAGTATCCAGTTGTCGATGGTCGAGATGCCGGCGCTCAACACACCTCAGTTCGAGTGGGTAAGAAGCCGGTTACCGAAGAAGGCACAACCCGTCCCGCCAATCTATCAACCAGAGGTCGCTGCCGACGCCATCGTCTGGACGGCGCATCACGACCGCGACGAACTATGGGTAGGGAGTTCGACGGTGAAAGCAATTCTCGGAAACCGCATCATCCCACGGCATCTTGATCGAATGCTAGCCGAGTCTGGGGAGAGTTCACAGATGGTCGAAGAACCGGCGGACTCGAATCGAGAGGACAATCTCTGGGACCCCGTAGACGATGACACGGACTACGGGGCTCACGGGAATTTCGACGATCGAGCACGGAATCGGAGCTACCAACTCTGGCTAACCACACACCGGCGACAACTTCTCTCTGCTGTATTTGTGTTGTTTTCACTCGCCATTACTGCTGTTTTGCGGTTGAGAGGCCAAGAAGAGTCATTAGAGGTCTGA
- a CDS encoding potassium channel family protein: MNSIYFVAGVLALVTVSVDLLWTTLWIQGSAGPLTSRLMKSEWQVLRQTVGDRQRVLSLSGPIILITSLAVWIALLWGGWTLLFAGGENALLDTRNTGPISWSERFYYVGYTLFTMGNGDFTPQGSLWQIATALMAGSGMLFITLSVTYILSVLDAVTQKRAFASGVSGLGEQSDEILRESWNGEEFEGLELPLNSLTAELNTLTSNHKAYPILHYFYSPKAKHAPAVSVVVFDELLRVLRFGTPDQHRPDNLIVGNARSSVEDYLETLHDAFIDPANRLPPALELDSLREAGVPTVSDEEFADSLDTEEDRRRQLLGLIDSDLREWPNGDDG, encoded by the coding sequence GTGAACTCGATATACTTCGTTGCGGGAGTGCTCGCTCTCGTCACTGTAAGCGTCGATCTCCTGTGGACGACGTTGTGGATTCAGGGAAGTGCAGGACCTCTCACCTCGCGATTGATGAAATCGGAGTGGCAGGTGCTGCGGCAGACAGTTGGCGATCGGCAGCGGGTGTTGTCACTCTCAGGACCGATAATTCTCATCACTAGCCTTGCCGTCTGGATTGCGCTCCTCTGGGGCGGGTGGACACTGCTGTTTGCTGGCGGTGAGAACGCCCTCCTAGACACCCGCAACACCGGTCCCATCTCCTGGAGCGAGCGGTTCTACTACGTCGGATACACGCTATTCACTATGGGGAACGGAGATTTCACCCCACAAGGCAGCCTTTGGCAGATTGCGACTGCACTTATGGCAGGATCTGGTATGCTCTTCATCACGCTGAGCGTCACGTATATCCTCTCGGTCCTTGACGCAGTCACCCAGAAACGCGCCTTCGCGAGTGGTGTGAGCGGTCTCGGCGAGCAAAGTGACGAGATTCTCCGTGAAAGCTGGAACGGCGAGGAGTTCGAGGGACTTGAGTTACCCCTGAATTCGCTCACAGCTGAGCTAAACACTCTCACGTCGAACCATAAGGCGTATCCGATCCTTCACTACTTCTATAGTCCCAAGGCTAAACATGCACCTGCGGTGAGCGTTGTCGTGTTCGACGAGCTGTTGAGGGTGCTTCGATTCGGGACGCCAGACCAGCATCGACCCGACAATCTCATCGTCGGCAATGCACGGTCGAGTGTGGAGGATTACCTGGAAACGCTTCACGACGCGTTTATCGATCCTGCAAACCGTCTACCGCCCGCGCTCGAACTTGACTCACTTCGTGAAGCTGGTGTACCCACGGTCTCTGACGAAGAGTTTGCTGACTCCCTCGACACTGAAGAGGACCGCCGACGGCAGTTACTGGGGCTGATTGACTCGGACCTTCGCGAGTGGCCAAACGGTGACGATGGATGA
- a CDS encoding SDR family NAD(P)-dependent oxidoreductase: MELQNSTVLVTGATGNLGPYVTDQLVDQGAEVIGTYVTETEGDNVETRAEYADAVSYHQVDLTDQPAVEAFAETITEEHDSVDHIVGLAGGFSMGGISETDGDAFETALNRHATTAFLTVKAFADQLDEHSGIVLFSSDRAIDPVPGTLAYNVGKGAVRTLTESLDVELDARVNAIAPFLIDVPGNREAMPDADFSECTAPAAVVDEVVNLLSNEGVTGQIIQMTGGQPEVEE, translated from the coding sequence ATGGAACTACAAAACTCGACGGTGCTTGTGACCGGTGCGACCGGCAACCTAGGCCCGTACGTGACGGACCAGCTCGTTGACCAAGGTGCCGAAGTGATCGGCACTTACGTCACGGAAACCGAGGGAGACAATGTCGAAACCCGCGCTGAGTACGCCGACGCGGTGTCATACCACCAAGTCGATCTCACCGACCAGCCGGCGGTTGAGGCCTTCGCTGAGACCATCACCGAGGAGCACGACTCGGTCGATCACATCGTCGGCCTCGCTGGCGGGTTCTCGATGGGCGGCATCAGTGAAACCGATGGAGATGCGTTCGAAACTGCGCTCAATCGCCACGCGACGACGGCGTTCCTGACTGTCAAGGCGTTCGCGGACCAGCTCGATGAACACAGTGGTATTGTGCTGTTCAGCTCTGACCGGGCGATTGATCCGGTGCCGGGCACGCTGGCCTACAACGTGGGTAAGGGTGCAGTCCGGACGTTGACCGAGTCGCTCGACGTCGAACTCGATGCTCGTGTTAACGCGATTGCCCCGTTCCTCATCGACGTGCCGGGGAACCGCGAGGCGATGCCCGACGCCGACTTCTCCGAGTGTACGGCCCCTGCGGCGGTCGTCGATGAAGTGGTCAACCTGCTCTCGAACGAGGGTGTGACGGGCCAGATCATCCAGATGACTGGGGGTCAGCCGGAGGTGGAGGAATAA
- a CDS encoding SPW repeat domain-containing protein encodes MTDGQHPNNDSGSANGEQHDKNREQEPGDMMLMHPLKEPWIQYAVIALGLWLVTSPMSLGYESTWMTWSDIITGLVVIGLAGLTLYRDNPWASYANGFVGLWLLMAPLVFHAPTAAAYLNDSLVGIMVITFSIIIMMRMEMEGAAVPDGWSYNPSTAAQRAPIIALGLFGFFVSRYMAAYQLGYIDFVWDPFFGNGTVQILDSRVSEAFPVSDAGLGAVAYALESLMGLMGDKSRWRTMPWMVTFFGIVVIPLGFVQVLLVISQPILVGTWCTLCLLSAFGMLWMIALSFDEVVAMGQLLKRRTSEGVSLWHAFWMGGKLSEEDAGIADKTRSDRDRPAGMFWGISIPWYLLGAMALGFWLMLSPTVFGTQGLLADSSHLVGALVVSFAVIATAEPARAIRFLNIPLGVWVIAAPWVLGPAPTLAAWSGVIVGVLLVALNIPKGTIRDQYGFWQEYIV; translated from the coding sequence ATGACTGACGGTCAACACCCTAACAACGACTCAGGGTCCGCCAACGGCGAACAGCACGACAAAAACAGAGAGCAGGAGCCGGGTGACATGATGCTCATGCACCCGCTGAAGGAGCCGTGGATTCAGTACGCCGTCATCGCCCTCGGTCTCTGGCTCGTGACGAGTCCAATGTCGCTCGGCTACGAGAGTACGTGGATGACTTGGAGCGACATCATTACAGGCCTCGTGGTGATTGGACTCGCTGGACTCACACTATACCGGGATAATCCGTGGGCGTCATATGCCAACGGCTTCGTGGGGCTGTGGTTGCTGATGGCGCCGCTCGTGTTCCACGCACCGACGGCGGCGGCATACCTCAACGACTCGCTCGTCGGCATCATGGTGATTACCTTTTCGATCATTATCATGATGCGTATGGAGATGGAGGGGGCAGCCGTCCCCGATGGCTGGTCTTACAATCCATCAACGGCGGCCCAGCGGGCGCCGATCATCGCCCTCGGCCTTTTCGGCTTCTTCGTCTCGCGGTACATGGCCGCCTACCAGCTCGGCTACATCGACTTCGTCTGGGACCCGTTCTTCGGAAACGGTACCGTCCAGATTCTCGATTCGAGAGTCTCAGAGGCGTTTCCTGTATCGGATGCCGGGTTAGGTGCCGTCGCATACGCACTCGAATCGCTCATGGGGCTCATGGGCGACAAGAGCCGCTGGCGGACGATGCCGTGGATGGTCACGTTCTTCGGCATTGTCGTCATTCCTCTGGGATTCGTTCAGGTATTGCTAGTCATTTCCCAACCAATTCTTGTCGGAACGTGGTGTACGCTGTGTCTGCTCTCGGCGTTTGGGATGCTCTGGATGATCGCCCTCTCCTTCGACGAGGTGGTCGCCATGGGTCAGCTACTGAAGCGGCGGACAAGTGAGGGTGTCTCGCTCTGGCACGCATTCTGGATGGGAGGAAAGCTCTCCGAGGAAGATGCGGGGATCGCCGACAAAACGCGGAGCGACCGCGACCGGCCCGCTGGAATGTTTTGGGGAATCTCAATTCCGTGGTATCTCCTCGGAGCGATGGCACTCGGCTTCTGGCTGATGCTGTCGCCGACCGTCTTCGGGACACAGGGACTACTCGCGGACAGCAGTCACCTCGTCGGCGCTCTCGTCGTCTCGTTCGCAGTTATCGCAACGGCTGAACCTGCCCGTGCAATCCGCTTTCTCAACATTCCGTTGGGGGTGTGGGTAATCGCGGCCCCGTGGGTTCTTGGCCCTGCTCCGACGCTAGCAGCATGGAGCGGTGTCATCGTCGGGGTGCTGCTCGTCGCCCTCAACATTCCGAAAGGAACGATCAGGGATCAGTACGGCTTCTGGCAGGAATACATCGTCTGA